A genomic segment from Takifugu rubripes chromosome 20, fTakRub1.2, whole genome shotgun sequence encodes:
- the LOC101065481 gene encoding 1-phosphatidylinositol 4,5-bisphosphate phosphodiesterase gamma-1-like yields the protein MRAARSSSCSNGCAEEAAAAGPITASRVPGWAQASPHTLHSLEMGTVMTVFYQKKSQRPERRTFQIKPDTRLLVWSRNPDKSEGEIDIQEIRELRLGKCSRDFERYPEEARKLEAAQCFIVLYGQEFRLRTLSLAAFSEEEVNMWISGLTWMMSDTQRAPAPQQTDRWLRKQFEVMDRNHEGSVTVKDVKALLPQINYRVPNMRFLKDKLQEVEARSDLTFPNFAQLYRTLMFDAQKNITEQLELSFPLRNVDRPELCQISLYDFQKFLQMDQKESWASDLSLVRDFLMGYMRGGQRAEPMLQLDEFLTFLFSKENSICDPQRLTLAPDDMKRPLSQYWISSSHNTYLTGDQFSSESSLEAYARCLRMGCRCIELDCWDGPDDLPIIYHGHTLTSKIKFLDVLHTIKEHAFVTSEYPVILSIEDHCSVVQQRNMATHFRKVFGDLLLSKPVDNSAEELPSPHQLRRKILIKHKKLVEGTLYEEVSSASYSENDLSNSLKNGILYLEDPIDHTWTPHYFVLTSNKIYYSEETSQYQTADQEEEDEVKEECNNNEQHCAERWFHGKLGGGRDGRQVAEKLLQDYCEGGAKDGTFLVRESETFVGDYTLSFWRSGRVQHCRIHSRQESGSTRFYLTDNLVFDSLYRLMCHYRDTPLRCNEFEMRLGSPVPQPNAHESREWYHSSLSRVQAEHMLMRVPRDGAFLVRKRSESHSYAISFRAEGKIKHCRIQQEGRLFMLGSSAEFESLVDLVNYYEKHPLYRKMRLRYPINEDTLDRMGTTELDYGALYEARTPHFYVEANKMPTARCTVKALYDYRAQREDELCFPKQALVLNVDKQEGGWWRGDYGGKKQLWFPANYVEELPSSPVRELDEASTENSPLGTFLKGFMDVSTCHVVVHAEGKNSRPFVFTVHSQNFSSQPVQSLDVSADSLEELTHWVTKIREAAQNADARMQEEKQMERRKKIAVELSELVVYCRPVPFNEDKIGTDRACYKDMSSFPETKAEKFTTRSRGKRFLQYNRRQLSRVYPRGQRLDSSNYDPLPMWLCGSQLVALNFQTPDKPMQLNQAFFLLGGGSGYVPQPDVMRDDIFDPFDKDTVTVEPITIQLQVLGARHLPKNGRSIVCPFVEVEICGADYDSGRYKTDVVADNGLNPVWVQTHFVFDVHNPTFSFLRFTVYDEDMFSDPNFLAQATFPVQLLQTGYRSVPLRNSYSEELELASLLVHVEIVNAKEEDDENLYTSIQRLRDRTSELANKVSVLERSGPGDLSYQQSAEELRAAQDQLSQMVEARNHRLMEKKRREKLRQQVSAKRS from the exons ATGCGTGCAGCCAGGTCCAGTAGCTGCTCCAATGGCTGCGCAgaggaggcagctgctgctggcccCATCACAGCCTCCAGGGTGCCGGGCTGGGCCCAGGCCAGTCCCCACACCCTCCACAGCCTGGAGATGGGGACGGTCATGACCGTCTTCTACCAGAAGAAGTCCCAGCGGCCGGAGAGGAGAACCTTCCAGATCAAGCCTGACACGCGGCTCCTCGTGTGGAGCCGAAACCCCGACAAAAGCGAAGGAGAGA TCGACATCCAGGAGATCCGGGAGCTGCGGTTGGGGAAGTGCTCCCGGGATTTTGAACGTTACCCAGAAGAGGCCCGAAAACTCGAGGCAGCTCAGTGTTTCATCGTGTTGTACGGCCAAGAGTTCCGCCTGAGGACGCTCAGCCTGGCTG CCTTCAGCGAGGAGGAGGTCAACATGTGGATCTCTGGGCTCACCTGGATGATGTCAGACACCCAGAGAGCACCTGCCccccagcagacagacag gtggcTGAGGAAGCAGTTTGAGGTCATGGACAGGAACCACGAGGGAAG CGTCACGGTGAAGGACGTGAAAGCTCTGCTGCCTCAGATCAACTACAGAGTTCCCAACATGCGCTTCCTcaaggacaagctgcag GAAGTGGAGGCCCGCAGCGACCTGACCTTCCCAAACTTTGCCCAGCTTTACAGAACGCTGATGTTCGACGCTCAGAAGAAC ATTACCGAGCAGCTGGAACTCTCCTTCCCTCTGCG GAACGTTGACCGACCAGAACTCTGCCAGATTTCCCTCTACGACTTCCAGAAGTTTTTGCAGATGGACCAAAAG GAATCCTGGGCATCGGATCTGAGCCTTGTCAGAGACTTCCTGATGGGGTACAtgaggggggggcagcgagCGGAGCCcatgctgcagctggacgag TTCCTGACTTTCCTGTTCTCTAAAGAGAACTCCATATGTGATCCTCAACGCTTGACCCTTGCTCCCGATGACATGAAAAGGCCGTTGTCCCAGTACTGGATCTCCTCCTCACACAACAC GTATCTGACGGGGGATCAGTTCTCCAGTGAATCGTCCCTGGAGGCCTACGCCCGCTGCCTGAGGATGGGCTGTCGCTGTATTGAAT TGGACTGCTGGGACGGACCCGATGACCTGCCCATCATCTACCACGGCCACACCTTAACCTCCAAGATCAAATTCCTGGATGTGCTCCACACCATTAAAGAACACGCCTTCGTAACATCAGA GTATCCGGTGATCCTGTCCATCGAGGACCACTGCAGCGTGGTCCAACAGAGGAACATGGCCACACATTTTAGGAAGGTGTTTGGAGATCTGCTGCTCTCCAAGCCAGTGGACAACAGTGCCGAGGAGCTTCCGTCACCTCACCAGCTACGCAGGAAGATCCTCATCAAG CACAAGAAACTGGTGGAAGGTACACTGTATGAAGAAGTTTCCTCGGCCAGCTACTCGGAAAATGATCTCAGCAACTCTCTGAAGAATGGGATCCTGTACCTGGAGGATCCCATCGACCAC ACATGGACGCCCCACTACTTTGTGCTGACCAGTAATAAGATTTACTATTCAGAGGAGACCTCTCAGTACCAGACTGctgaccaggaggaggaggatgaagtgaAGGAG GAATGCAACAACAATGAGCAGCACTGTGCAGAGCGCTGGTTCCACGGGAAGCTGGGTGGAGGCCGCGATGGTCGCCAGGTGGCCGAGAAGCTCCTGCAGGACTACTGTGAGGGAGGAGCCAAAGATGGCACCTTCCTGGTGCGGGAGAGCGAGACTTTTGTAGGAGACTACACCCTCTCTTTCTG GCGCTCGGGGCGAGTCCAGCACTGCCGGATCCACTCACGCCAAGAGTCAGGCTCCACTCGCTTCTACCTGACTGACAACCTGGTGTTTGACAGCCTGTACCGCCTCATGTGCCACTACCGGGACACCCCGCTGCGCTGCAACGAGTTTGAGATGAGGCTGGGAAGCCCCGTTCCTCAGCCCAACGCCCACGAGAGCAGGGA GTGGTACCACTCCAGCCTGTCCCGCGTCCAGGCTGAACACATGCTGATGCGCGTCCCCAGAGACGGAGCCTTTCTGGTGCGGAAACGTAGCGAATCCCACTCCTACGCCATTTCCTTCAG GGCGGAGGGGAAGATCAAACACTGTCGTATCCAGCAAGAAGGTCGTCTCTTCATGTTGGGCAGCTCAGCGGAGTTCGAGAGTCTGGTGGATCTTGTGAACTACTATGAAAAACACCCACTTTACCGCAAGATGAGGCTGCGCTACCCCATCAACgaggacaccctggacaggaTGGGCACCACG GAGCTGGACTACGGTGCGCTCTACGAGGCCCGCACGCCCCACTTCTATGTGGAGGCCAATAAGATGCCCACGGCTCGG TGCACGGTCAAAGCTCTCTACGACTATCGAGCTCAGAGGGAAGATGAGCTCTGCTTCCCCAAACAAGCGCTCGTTCTGAACGTGGACAAACAGGAGGGTGGATG GTGGCGCGGCGACTATGGAGGGAAGAAACAGCTGTGGTTTCCTGCCAACTACGTGGAGGAGCTTCCCAGCTCTCCAGTCCGAGAGCTGGATGAAGCT TCCACAGAGAACAGTCCTCTTGGAACATTTCTCAAGGGCTTCATGGATGTTAGCACCTGTCACGTGG TGGTGCACGCAGAAGGGAAGAACTCGCGGCCCTTCGTGTTCACCGTTCACTCCCAGAACTTCTCATCTCAGCCAGTTCAGAGTCTGGATGTATCTGCTGacagcctggaggagctgaccCACTGGGTCACCAAGATCAGAGAGGCAGCGCAGAATGCAGACGCCCGG atgcaggaggagaagcagatggagaggaggaagaagattgCGGTGGAGCTGTCTGAGCTGGTGGTCTACTGCAGGCCCGTCCCCTTCAACGAGGACA AGATCGGGACGGATCGAGCCTGTTACAAGGACATGTCGTCCTTCCCTGAGACGAAGGCAGAGAAGTTCACCACCCGCAGCAGAGGGAAGCGCTTCCTGCAGTACAACCGCCGGCAGCTCTCCAGAGTTTATCCTCGCGGCCAGAGGCTGGACTCGTCCAACTATGACCCCCTTCCCATGTGGCTCTGCGGCTCCCAGCTGGTTGCACTCAACTTTCAGACCCCAG ATAAACCCATGCAGCTGAACCAGGCCTTCTTCCTGCTCGGGGGGGGCAGCGGCTACGTCCCCCAGCCCGATGTCATGAGGGACGACATCTTCGACCCGTTTGACAAGGACACAGTAACTGTGGAACCAATCACCATCCAGTTACAG GTGCTGGGAGCTCGTCACCTGCCCAAGAACGGCCGCAGCATCGTCTGCCCCTTCGTGGAGGTGGAGATTTGTGGAGCCGATTATGACTCCGGCAGGTACAAGACGGACGTTGTAG CTGATAACGGCCTGAACCCCGTGTGGGTGCAGACCCACTTTGTGTTCGACGTCCACAATCCCACCTTTTCCTTCCTGCGCTTCACCGTCTATGACGAGGACATGTTCAGCGACCCCAACTTCCTGGCCCAGGCCACCTTCcccgtccagctgctgcagacag gcTACAGAAGCGTCCCTCTCAGAAACAGCTACAGTGAAGAGCTGGAGCTCGCCTCCCTTCTGGTCCATGTGGAAATCGTCAATGCCAAG gaggaagatgatgagaaTCTGTACACGTCCATCCAGAGGCTGCGGGATCGAACCAGCGAGCTGGCGAACAAGGTCTCTGTCCTGGAGAGGTCGGGTCCAGGGGACCTGTCCTACCAGCAGAGTGCTGAGGAGCTGAGAGCCGCCCAGGACCAGCTGAGCCAGATGGTGGAGGCACGAAACCACAg GTTgatggagaagaaaaggagggagaagCTGAGGCAGCAGGTGTCTGCAAAGCGCAGCTAA